The Deltaproteobacteria bacterium IMCC39524 DNA segment GAAAGGCAGTTTCCGAGAGATTCCCTTCAATGCTCAGACGACCTGTTTCGGAAGCGGCCGTCGGAGCCCCGAGCAACGCGTCAATCTTTTCGTGGAGTGTTTTTAGAGGGAATGGCTTGAGCAGGTAGTCTGTTGCTCCGTATTGCTCACGAGCATCTTGAATGTGGTCTGCCTGCTTGTAGAAAGCCGTCATCATGATGATCGGCAGTTCGCTGGTTTTGGGGATCCCCCTCAGCTTACGGCAGAGTTGCAAGCCATTGGTGCCGGGAAGCAGGATGTCGAGGAGAGCGAGGGAGAAGTCGTGCTTGTCCAGCTCCTCCAATGCGGTTTCCGCATCTTCAAAACTGTGCACTTGATATCCGTGCAGACGCAGAGACTCGGAGAGAAAACGACGAATGTTAGGATCGTCATCCACGACCAGAATATGCTTGTTGCCCCCCTCCGCAATCATGCTCGAGCACTCTCCTTGCTGTTCAAGATACGTTCAAAAATATCCCGGATGGTCTGAGTCGTTCTGGCGTACTCATCCTTGAACAACTGTTCAGGTCGACCGGTGGCCTCTGAATAGCCAAGATGCCGCGCCAGTTTGGCAAGATAGAGTGGCTCAGACATCAATTGGTTAATTGATTGGTCATGTACCAGCCGCAACTTGTTTTCGAGGCGTCTTAAGAACTTATAGCCGATAACGAGATTCTCACAGTCTTTTTCCGAAAGCAAGTTTTCGTCCCTGAGAATTTCTAGAGCCTCTACCGTATTGCGACAGCGTAGCGCTACATGCTCCCTGCCGTGAAGTAGTTGTAAATATTGAGCGATGAACTCAACATCAACCATGCCGCCACGCCCGGTTTTGATGTTTCGATTCTCCGCACTTTCCTGGCCGAGTTCTTTCTCCATGCGTTGACGCAGTCGGTAGATCTCTTCTTTGAGATTCTCGGGCAAGGGCTGTTCGTAAACAATCTCTGCTGTCAGTGCGTCGTAATTTGCTGCTAGCCCGGGGTGGCCTGCGACAACCCTGGCCTTGATTAACGCCTGACGCTCCCATGGCGCCGCTGACTCTTCGTGGTATTCCCGATAGGCTGGCAGGGACGAGACCAGCGGCCCCTGATTCCCTGAAGGTCTCAATCGCGTGTCTATTTCGTAGACATGCCCTTCCTGGGTCATCAGGGTCAGCACTGAAATAATCCGTTGAGCAAGACGTGCAAAATACTGCTGATTGGTCTGGGGCCTGAAGCGATCAGGGTCGGTCCCTTCAACCGGTCTGGTCTTTCCGTCACCTTCGTAGATAAAGATGATGTCGAGGTCGGAATGATAGTTCAGCTCCATGCCGCCGAGTTTACCCATGCCGATGATCGCAAAGGTTGCCTCATGCAGCGCGTCTCCATTGCCTTCACAATAAGGCAGCCCGTAGCGCTCGATCAGCTCTTTGCGAGCGATCTCCATTGCCTTTTGTAAGCAGACTTCAGCGACCAGTGACAACTGCGTCGTGGTGTGTCCCTGTGGTGTATGGCCATAGATATCGTTGAGGGCGATGCGCAGAAACTCTTCATTGCGGAACCGTCGCAGGGTGTTCAGCAGTTCCTCGTAGTGTGGAGCATTGTCCAGCAATTCGGTCAGCTCATGGTCAAGGTCTTCCAGGGTCTTGATGTTCTGGGCGTAGCTCCTTGATACAAGGGTGTCGAGAACTTCCGGGTGCTGGATAAAGTTGCGTGACAGGAATTGACTGGTTGCAAAAAGCGAGACCAGAACCTTGATAATCTCCGGGTTCTCTGCGAGTAGGGAATAGTAAGTGCCACGTGCCCGCCGACAGGCTTCGAGAAACTTTTCCATGTTCGCCAGAGCCATCGGTGGGTCCGGGCAGTGCAAGACTTCCTGGAAGAGGAGTGGAGCGATACGGTCGAGTCGTCGATGTGCCCGTTCTGTCAGGTAACCCTTGGTGCCACCTTGACGCAGCATCTTGAGGCTCTCGAAAGCCGGTTCCGGGGGCCGGAAGCCTTTTTCTTCAAGAATGTCCAGGCAGAGGTCCGGGTCCGCGTTGTCATCAAAGAGAAGGGACACTTCGCGACTGACCTGGGTAGGCAGATCTTCTTCACTGGTATAGAAGAGATCATGAAAGACTGTCGTGACATTGTCCCGGTGCTTTTGCAGCTCTGTCATGAATGCGTCGGTATGAGGGAAGCCACAGCGCCTTGCCAGCGCAGTGAGTTCGTCGGGCCTGGTTGGCAGGTTGTGAGTCTGTTGTTCATGGACCACCTGAATGCGGTGCTCTGCCGTGCGCAGAAAACGATAGGCGGCAGTCAGGTTGTCCCGCTCTTCGGTGGTAATGAGCTCCTCGGCACAGAGAAGATGCAAAGCTTTGAGGGAGTTGCGTTCACGTAGCTGCGGTTTTTTCCCGGCGTTGATCAATTGCAGCGCCTGGATGAAAAACTCTATTTCGCGGATCCCGCCTTGTCCCAGCTTAAGGTTCAACTCCCCCTCTTTCTCACGCGTCAGGCTGCGATCGATCTTCTGCTTCATGATCTTGATGTCATCGATCATGGCGTAGTCGAGGTGGCGACGGTAGATGAAGGGTTGCAAGCGTTCCAGCAACTCTTCGCCCAGGGGCTTTGAACCCGCAACAGGGCGAGCCTTGAGCATTGCAGAGCGTTCCCAGCTCTGCCCCCAGCTCTCGTAATAAATTTCCCCGGCGGCGATGGAGTTGGCCATCTCTCCGCTGTTGCCCTCCGGCCGCAAGCGCAGGTCGACGCGGAATACGAAGCCGTCTTCTGTCGCCTGTCCGATCGCCTTACTGATCAACTCAGAGAGTTTTACAAAGTATTGATGGATTGAAATCTGGTTGCGCAGTCCTCGAACAGGGTCGTTAACGCCGGTGGTTTTGCCACGATCAGAGTTGTAGAAGTAGATCAGGTCAACATCAGACGAAAAGTTCAGTTCGCAGCCGCCGAACTTGCCCATGCCAAGCACAGTGAATTTTGCGGTCTCCGGCGCTTCATCGTCCTCGGCATCGATAAGGGGCAAACCATAGTCGGACTGAAGCTGAACGCTGCAGACTTCGAATGCCCTCTGCAGGGTGGCTGCAGCCAGTGAGGAGAGCTCATCCGTGACCTCTTCCAACTCTGCAAGCCCGCACAGGTCGCGACCGCCGATACGCAACATCTCCTGGCCTTTGTAAATGCGTAGACCACGATGCAATGCCGCTGTATCTGCCGTATCAGCGATCAGTTGACGAAGTTCAACACACATTTGTTCTTCGGTTTTTGTCTGCTCTATCTGGGATTGAACAAACAGCCCTTCAAAAAAGCTGGCTCTACGACAGAGCAGCCCTGCCAGGAAGGGTGAAGCACCAAGAATTGTCAGGAGTTGATTTGATGGTATGGGGTGGCTCAGGATCGTGGTCAGTCGCTCATTTTTAACTGTACCGCTTAAACGCTCGAGATTGTTGAGGGCCAGGTCGGGATCGGCAGTTGTCAGCGCATGCTTGGCAATGTTGATGACAAGCTTGGGCCTTGTAAATATTCCCTGTAGAAGAACCAGGTTGGTTGCGGTCTTCGCCGGTTCTGCAAAGCCAGCTTTTCTGGCAGTCTCCGCAAGGGCTTTTTCATCACCGGTCAAGAGTTCTTCCAGCCATGTCCGAATCTCTGAAAAGGTCATCAGGTCATTTATCCGCTCTGCCGGACATAAGCGGCCAGTTGCTCTGTGTAGTTCCCTTGGGCGACACCATGTTCGGTGATGATGGCGCTGATCAGGCGCGCTGGTGTTATGTCAAAGGCTGGATTGAAGACAGCAATACCTGTAGGCGCCAGTTGTTGCTCACCGATGTGGGTCACTTCGCGCGTATCTCTTTCTTCGATCGGAATCTGTGAGCCGTCAGTGAGCTGCAAATCAATCGTCGAGGTCGGCGCCGCGACATAGAAAGGGATCTTGTGCTCCTTGGCGAGAATGGCAACGGTATAGGTGCCGATCTTGTTTGCAACATCGCCGTTGGCCGCGATCCGGTCGGCACCCACAATGACCGCATCAATGGCGCCCTTCGACATCAGGTAGCCCGCCATGTTGTCGCAGATCAGAACGGTCTGGATGCCATCTCTTTGCAATTCCCATGCGGTCAACCGAGAACCTTGCAGGAAGGGACGGGTCTCATCGGCAAAGACAGCAACCTCCTTGCCGGCAGCGACTGCGGCGCGGATGACTCCCAGGGCTGTACCGTAACCGCCCGTTGCCAGGGCCCCCGCATTGCAATGCGTCAAGATACGTACCTTGTCAGGCAGGAGCGCTGCCCCGTGGCGGCCCATATTCATATTGATGCGGATATCTTCCTCGTTGATCGCCATGGCCTCGTACTCAAGAGCGATCTTCAGGTTGCCTACAGGCTGCTCGGGGTTAGCCTGTACCAGGCTCTTCATCCGGTCCAGAGCCCAGAAGAGGTTGACCGCTGTCGGCCTGGTTGCCCCTAGAACTTCGCAGGCATGGTCAAACTCTTTCACAAATTCGGCATAGTCTTCGGTCTCTATGGCACGTGCCCCGAAGAGCGCACCGTAGGCTGCGGTCACGCCGATCGCCGGGGCTCCTCGGACGACCATGCTGCGAATCGCCTCGGCCACCGCCAGGTAGTCTGTGTATTCCAGCCAGACTTCTTCGGTCGGCAGGAGACGTTGGTCGATCAGGCTGAGAACGCCATCGTTGTATTTGATGGGTCGAATACCACCCGCGTCGGGGAATGCTGCGCAATTGCTCATTGTCTTCAGTTTCCTGTGAGTTTTTTCTTCAGTAGTTGATTGACCATGCCGGGGTTGGCTTTGCCCTGGCTGGCCTGCATGACCTTGCCGACGAAGAAGCCGATCAGCTTGTCTTTGCCGCCCAGGTACTCAGCGACCTGGTCCGGGTTGGCGGCGATAACCTCATCGACCAGGCCTTCGATGGCACCGGTGTCTGTGACCTGCTTGAGGCCCTCAGCGTCTATGATCTGATCAGCGGTCTGGCCCTTTTGCCACATCTTTTCAAAGACGGTTTTGGCGATCTTGCCGGAGATTGTGTTGTCTGCTATGCGGGCGAGCAAGCCGGTGAGAAGCTCTGGCGTGATCGGCACGTCCGTAATCTCGGTATCAGATTCCTTGAGCTTGCGCAAAATCTCACCCATGATCCAGTTAGCACAGCTTTTGGCGTCGCTGCCGAGGGCGACACAAGCATCAAAATATTCAGCCAGAGCACGGTCAGATGCGAGTACCCCGGCGTCGTAGACGGACATCCCCAACTCTTCGACAAAGCGGCCGCGTTTTACCTCCGGAAGCTCGGGGAGGGTGGCCCGCACTTCTTCGATCCACTCCGGGCTGATGACCAGCGGCACAAGGTCCGGGTCTGGGAAGTAGCGGTAGTCGTGAGCCTCTTCCTTGCCGCGCATGGAGCGGGTCATGCCGGTGTCGCTGTCAAAGAGTCGCGTTTCCTGAACGACTTTGCCGCCTCCTTCAATCAGATCGATCTGACGTTCGACCTCGTACTCGATGGCCTGCTTAATGAAGCGGAAGGAGTTGATGTTCTTCAACTCGGCGCGGGTGCCGAACTCTTCCTGATCGTAGGGGCGCACCGAGACGTTGGCGTCACAACGGAAGCTGCCTTCCTCCAGGTTGCCATCGCAAACCCCGAGATAAACGACGATCTGATGTAGTTTTTTCAGGTAGTCGATGGCCTCTTCAGCAGAGCGCATGTCCGGCTCCGAGACAATTTCCAGCAAGGGTGTACAGGCACGGTTGAGGTCGACCAGCGAGCTCCCTGCTGTTTGCGGGGTGTCGCCGTGGATCAGTTTGCCGGCATCCTCTTCCATGTGAGCGCGGGTGATCCCGATCCGTTTGCGTTCACCATTGTCGAGGTCGATGTCCAACCAGCCATGCTCGCAGATCGGCAGTTCGAACTGGGAGATCTGGTAGCCCTTGGGCAGGTCCGGGTAGAAATAATTTTTGCGTGCGAAGATAGAGCGTGGTGCGATCTGGCATTTGGTCGCCAGGCCGGTTTTAATGGCAAGCTCTACGACCTTCTGGTTGAGGACGGGCAGGGCGCCGGGCAGGCCGAGACAAACCGGGCAGGTCTGCGAGTTGGGTGTTTGGCCGAAATCTTTAGAGCAGCCGCAAAAAATCTTGGTGTTGGTGGTCAGCTGGACATGCACTTCCAGGCCGATGACAGTTTCGTAACTTTGGCTCATATTCTTAGCCCTTTTGCGTTTAAACTTTTGTGTTTATAGAGACATTAAAATTCTGGTTTCCGTTTGTGCCATTCCGTCGCCTGCTCGTAAGCATGGGCTGTGCGCAAAAGAGTTGCTTCATCGAAAGGCTTGCCGATCAACTGCAGGCCGATTGGTCGCTCGTCTGTCGAGAAACCGCAGGGCAGACTCATGGCACAGGTGCCGGCCAGGTTGACCGGGATCGTGTAAATGTCCGACAGGTACATCTGCAGCGGGTCGTTGACCTTCTCTCCCAAGGCGAAGGCAGGGGTTGGTGCCACCGGCGTCAAGAGCGCGTCTACGGTTTCAAAGGCGTTCAAGAAGTCCTGACGGATCAGGGTCCTGACTTTCTGTGCCTTGAGGTAATAAGCATCGTAATAACCCGAAGAGAGGGCGTAGGTGCCGAGCATGATGCGACGCTTGACTTCGGAACCGAATCCGGCCGCACGAGTCTGCATGTACATATCGACCAGATTATCGGCATTCTCGGCGCGCAGGCCATAGCGTACGCCGTCGTACCGCGCGAGGTTGCTGGAAGCCTCTGCTGTTGCGATCAGGTAGTAGCAGGCGACCGCGTAAGAGGTGTGCGGGAGGCTGACCTCAATAATCTCTGCGCCCAGTTCACGGTATTTGTCTGCGGCCTGTTCGACCGCTTTGCGGACATCGTCATCCAGGCCTTCGATGAAGTATTCTTTCGGCAGGCCGATCTTCAACCCTTTAAGGTCTCCGGTCAGGTTGCTTTGATAGTCAGCGACCGGGGTGTTGACGGAGGTGGAGTCTGCCGGGTCGTAGCCGGCGATGGCTTGCAACATCAGGGCGCAGTCGCGAACGTCGCGGGTGACCGGACCGACCTGGTCCAGTGATGAAGCATAGGCAATGACGCCGTAACGGGAGACCCGACCGTAGGTCGGCTTGAGGCCGACGACGCTGCAGTGTGCCGCCGGTTGCCGGATCGACCCTCCGGTGTCTGTGCCGAGCGCGGCAACCGCCTGGCGCGCGGCTACACTGGCTGCGCTGCCACCTGAAGAGCCACCCGGAACGAGGTCTTGATTCCAGGGGTTACGAGCCGGGCCAAAGGCGCTGTTCTCGTTGGAGCTGCCCATGGCGAACTCATCCATGTTCAACTTGCCGACAATGACGGCTTTTTGTTCTTTGATGCGGGCAATGGCCGTAGCATCGTAAGGGGAGACGTAATTATCGAGAATGCGCGACGCACAGGTGGTACGCAATCCGGCGGTATTGAAAATGTCTTTTGCAGCGATTGGCAACCCCGTCAAGGCTTGTGCCTTGCCATCGGCGATAGCTTGATCAGCGGCCTGCGCTTCTGCGAGCGCCGTTTCGTTGCAGATGGTGATAAAAGTGTTGAGGGCCGGATTGGTCGCCGCAATGCGGTCAAGGTAAGTCTTTGTGACCTCGACAGACGAGATTTCCCGTTTGTCCAGTTTGGCGCGTAACTCCGAGAGAGTTAGATCATAAACCGTCATAATATTTTGTCCGTAGAGAAGATGTTTATTCGATGACTCGGCGAACCCTGAAGGCGCTCTCTGCAGCGTCAGGAGCATTACTCAAGGCTTGTTCAGGGGTGAACCCGTCTTTTATCTCGTCAGGGCGAAAGGCGTTTTCCATCGGCACGGCGTGGGCGGTGGGGACGATGCCTTCTGTATCAAGAGCGGCAAGCTGCTCAACATAACCGAGAATTGCATCCATCTCTCCGGTCAGAGAATCGAGTTCCTCTGCGCTCAATGCCAGGCGAGCGAGGCGACTGACATGCTCGACTTCGGTACGAGTAATTTTCATTTCCAGGTAAACCTCCAAGGCTTGATCTCGTCTAAAAAAGCAAAGAAGAAAATTAGCACGGCGGTCCATAACAAGGCAAGGGCGAGAAGCCTTGTTTCTGCCTGTTTACCCTGTTTTTCGTGCGATCTGTCGTAAAGTTGCTGATATGATTCGTAGAAGTGGCAAAGTTATCGTCAGTAAGATATCATGCCTTTAGATGGTAGCGCGTTGTTTGTCGTCAAGACGTTTGTCCATACTATATCTTGAATCCTTAAAATTTGAAGGGGAGGTCTTTCATGCTTATGATTAAACGAATTTCAGTTCTGGTCCTGGTTGCGGTAACTCTGTGGGGTTGTGCTGCGCCTCAGAATAACACTCAAAAAGGGGCTCTTTATGGCACCGGTATCGGCGCGGCCGTTGGCGCCGGTCTGGGGCAGGTTATTGGTGGCGACACCAAGTCAACGCTGGTCGGCGCAGGCATCGGAGCGGCCCTCGGCGGCGTTGCCGGTGGTTCCATCGGCCGCTATATGGATAACCAGGAAGCGGAGCTTCGTCAGCAGTTTGCTGCGAGTGATGCGGCTAATATCCAGCGCAATGCCGATCTTCTCGCTGTTACCTTCAAGAGTGATGTCCTCTTCGAGGTTAACTCGTCAACCTTAAAGGCCGGAGCCTATACGGAGATCGATCGTATCGCCAAGGTTCTGGTGCAGTACCCTCAGACGACGATCCAGATCGCCGGTCATACGGATAGCTCTGGTGCTGAAAGCTACAACCAGACGCTCTCTGAGCGTCGTGCCATGAGCGTTCAGAATGCTTTGTCCGGCCGGGGTGTCGATGCTACGCGCATGCAGGTGATCGGTTTTGGTGAAGGTCAGCCGATTGCTGATAACGCAACGGAGGCCGGACGCCAGCTGAATCGACGGGTGGTTGTTACGATTGCTCCCCAACAGGGCGCGACTTACTAATCGAAACAAGTTTAAAATCCGACAAAAAAGCGACTCCTGATAGGGAGTCGCTTTTTTGTTGTTAACTATTTAGCTCCGGACTATTTGTCCTGCTCTTTATCATCGATTTTTTCAGGTTCCTCTTCAGACTTCTCTTCGTTACCTTCTTTGACGCCGTCCTTGAAGTTGCGCAGGCCTTTACCCAGCGCACCACCAACCTGTGGTAATTTGCCGGCACCGAAAATAATCATGACAAGTACCAGGATGATAATCAGTTCTGTTGTACCAAGTCCGAACATGGGAGTGACTCCTTGAAAGAGTTGTTTGTGCCATCATCATAGCCATATCCATGGAAAAATCAACTGATTTACAGACTCTTGCCGTATACGGCATTCTCGCAAATTAATCGGACCTATTGCCCATACTAAGGGAATACGTCTTTACGCGAGAATAGGAAAAGCTCAACGCAAAGACGCAAAGATAAGCAAGGAAAGACGCAAAGGGAGTTTGTCCTCGCTTTTTGAGATGGTTTTCTTTGCGGGCTTTCTCTGCCCCCTTTGCGCCTTTGCGTTAAATAGTTTTGTGGTTATCTACTTCACTCAACTAACTGATCAAGGTTAGCAGACAACCATTCTATCCTTACAAATCAAGAGGCTTTAAGGTCAAAAGAAATATTAATAACAGGGATAGGCAGGATAAGCAGGATAAAGTCAAAACCTTCGGAGTGTGGAGAAATCACTAATGTTTGGTTCTTATGGTTTTATCCTATACATCCTGTATATCCCTGTTCAAAAAAAGTTTAAGACCCTATGGCTATTGGTGGAGCGAAGTAGATAATCAGATAGCTTTTTTATGTAGGCCCGAATAAAAAAAGGGACCGACAGTTGCCGGTCCCCGTAAGCCAAACAAGTTAAGGGCGCTTATTTGGATCTTGCGAATTTAGGGTTGTCCATCGGGTCGCCTTTGTAGCCGAGGTCTTCCCAGGTCATCCGGCCGTTGTCTCCGTGGCAGTCCAGGCAACCCAGGGCATCTTCTTTGGGAGAAACCATGTGGTTGATGCTCCAGTACATTTCGGTGGGCGCAAAGCCATATTCACCACTGTAGGCAAGACCGCTGGACTCCATGCCGAGGCGAGCTGCCTTATCCCAGTCGTAGTCGACCCAGTAGCCGCCATCACCGAAAACTTTTGCGGTGATGAAGTACTTGTTCTTTGAATCATAGATCTGCTTGCCTGAATGGAGCTTGAAGGGGTGGATCTTGGCCTTCTCATCCTTGATATCGCCATTAGGGTAAGTCAGGTAGGTCATTTTCGACGGGTCCATTTTATCGCCACGGTTGTATGCGCTGGCGCTACCGTTGTACCAGAGGTAGTTGGGTGTCACCATTTTACCCCAGGTGAAGTGGCCTTTCTTTTTGTTGTAAGAGTGTTTGCCGTTTTCATCTACAGGAGCTTCAATGTCCTGTCCGGCCGTTGACCAGTCCCATGAAAGCTTGGTGGGGACTTCTTTGGCGTAGAACGGAATATGGCACGTCTGGCAGGAGATGTCCTCTGCGTGCTTGTTCAGTCTGCTCTGGGCATGAGGAGCGTCTTCATGGCACTTGGCGCAGGAGAAATGGCTGGTACCGCCCGGTGAAACACCGAGTGAGTTGCCGGGGATCGCATGACCTTCTGTGACGTGGCACTCCTGGCAAGTGAAGTCATTGCCATCGGCATCCATGTGAACATCAACAGAACGGCTTGGATACTCCATGGAAGAGTCGAGATCGCCGTGCTTGACCGCATCTCCGCCACCACCATAGAAGTGACAGGTGCCGCAGTTGAAACGGCTTGGTGCGCCAACGCTCTGGGCGACGTAAACCAGGTCGACACGCTTGGCAGGGTTGCCTGCTCCCGTGGCTTCTTTAACGTAGGTTCCCGTAGTGTCATGGCAGACCAGGCAGTCAACCTTGCTGGAATCGGTGAAGTCGAAACTGGAATCTGTCCAGCCGTAGCCGGCGTGACAGCTGGTGCAGCGTGGCTCATTGCCGGAGATTGAAGTGCAAAAATTGTTGATCGCATTTTTCTTGCCGCGAACAACTTTCTTACCGTCAACCATTTGCTCCTGAGCCCAGGTCCAGTGAGTGGTCTTCATGAAGTCATTGGCGTGCTTCTCGTGGCACTTAAGACACTTGGCCGTTACTTCCGGCCCAGTATCAAGAGGGCCCTGAAGGTAGTAGGAGTGGTCGTTTTCGACTGCCAGCGCTGTGGCTGCAGTCAGGGCGAGTAGTAGGACGCTGCAGAGTACGCCTGACATAAACGCTTTTTTCATGGTTGTTTCTCCTTAAAAAAGAAAGGTGTGTCGCTGGTTAGAGTTTTGTAAGATTATTTATGTTTACCAGAATAATGGTCTTTGGCAAACCAACATAATATATCGATATATAGATTAATATCGCCAAATAAGTGGGGGAGAGGTTGAACCTCTCCCCCAAGAAGAACGGTCTGACTTAGAACTGCACTGTCAGAGAAGCATTCAGGTCATAAGCTGTGTCGATGACGGGCAACAGGGAGTAAGCAGTGCCATCCTGGATGTCGTCAATCTTTTTCGGCTTGCCAACCGGTGAGCCGCTGTTGCTGTACTCGAAGTCGTAGTAGAGACCAGCAAGCTTGATGAACATCTTCGGGTTAATGTCGAAGATATAGTAGGCTTCGCCGACATGACCGCGGGTGGCCAGCTTGCTGCCAAGAGAGTCATCTTGGCCCTGGGTGAAAGGGGTCCAGTATTTGGAGCCGTAGTTGTACTCCAGGCCGGCCTTGCCGTAGGGCGCTGGAACCTGGACACCGGCGTAGAAGCCGTAACCGTCGCGGTTCTTGTCTTCGCTGGCGTTTTTCGGAACCATATAGATCTCGGTGCCGTCAGCAGAGAGCTCGGCTTCGAAAACTGCATCGGTGCCCATGCCGCCGAACATGCCGGCATTGCCGTTGGGGCGCATCTGGGTCCAACCGACAGAGGTGAACCATTTAATGCCGTTGTCTTCAGCACGGGAGAAGACCATGCCAGCGAGGTTGATATCACCGATCGTAGTGCTGGGCTGATAGCGGGTTTCAAAGTTGAAGTTGGGGAACTTCTGCATGTCCTTGTACAGCGTTGGAGCGAACAGCTCGGCATATTGAGTCGGGAAAGCGATGGTTCCCTTGAAGCCGTCGTTGATGTCCTGGGCCGTAAAGATAGTGGTCTGGAAGAAGTTCTGGCCATCATTGTACAGGTCGAAGTTGAAGCCGGCAAAATGGGTGTCTTTAGTGGTTCTGAGGTCGTTGAAAAGCTCACCGTTGCCCCACTCGGACTCAAAACCCTGGCCGTAGCAGAAGCGGGCGACCATGCCTTCGATGCCGGTCAGGTCTTCGAGGCTGCGGCCAACCGTGATGCCGTCAAAGTTGAGGAACATGACGTTACCGGTCGGGGTGCCGCCGCGCAGTTCGTTCTCGCGGACCTCGGTGGGAGGGCCGTAAGTGGAGGGACGACGACCGATGGAGAGGTACATGCCCGTATCAGCGATATTGCTCCAGTCCATGTAGGCGCGATCTACGCGAAGGGCGTCACCGTTAGTGTTCCCACCGTTGGTGCCGTCCATGGAGAAGGCTCGCCAGGAATCAAAAACCTGAGAATTGGTAGAATCACCCCAGTTCTTGTACATGGCCAGACGACCAGAAAACTTAACATTGTCCCACACCTTAGCTTTCATGTTGAGGCGTAAACGGGAGTCGTACATGATGTCGTTGTTGATGTCGCTTGTGTCGGGATTTATTGCAAGTCTGAAATTCCCAACACCAGGAGCATTGTTGACTGGATCCATCATGTATGCGCCCATCATTTGCTGAAGCATTGTGAACATTTCAGGATCAGTTTTAGCCAAGTTGGTAAACAGTGTATTCAGCGCAGCACCCGAACCTGGGTCTGTCTGCCAAACTGCCGCTTTGTTGAAGAAATCCGTGAAATCAACCTGAATCCCTGGGTTAAAAGTCACATCATTGTAGTGCAGGCTGTGAGCTCTGGAGCGCAAGTCCCCGCTGAACTCAATGCGATCGAGGGTCGCGTGACGCTCAGCGCCATCGACACGATCGTTCAGCTCCTCAAGTTCTTCGCTCAACTCCTGGATCTGCTTCTGCAGCTCCGAGATCATGGCGTCTTCTTGGCCCGCCGCGAAGGTGGTCATCGGCAGAGCCAGCAGCGTCGCCATAACCAGGTAAAGAAACTTCTGCATCTTGGTACCTCCTAATAAAATAGTGAAAATCTACTGGCCGCAGGTTTCCGGTTGTGCAGAGTCTGCGGCATGATCATACATAAACTGTATGATATCAATAAGTTCGTTTGAAGAAATCTTGTCCCAGGCTCCCGGTGCAAGCTTGTTATGCTTGTCTTTCTTGTAGAAACGCTCCCACTGTTTCTGAGTCTTCGAGAGTGGCGTCATGGTGCCGCCATCGCTTCCGGCCAGATGACAATACTTGCACTTCTCTTTTGCCAGGGCCTTGCCTGCCTTGGAATCGCCCCCTTCGATTGCAGCTTGCGCGATTGTGATTGTAATCAGGCTCGCAAAAAACAGGGTTAAACAAGAGACCTTAAGCGATTTCAGGACAACTTTCATGGTCGAGCCTCCAGCAGGGTCATT contains these protein-coding regions:
- the glnE gene encoding bifunctional [glutamate--ammonia ligase]-adenylyl-L-tyrosine phosphorylase/[glutamate--ammonia-ligase] adenylyltransferase; its protein translation is MTFSEIRTWLEELLTGDEKALAETARKAGFAEPAKTATNLVLLQGIFTRPKLVINIAKHALTTADPDLALNNLERLSGTVKNERLTTILSHPIPSNQLLTILGASPFLAGLLCRRASFFEGLFVQSQIEQTKTEEQMCVELRQLIADTADTAALHRGLRIYKGQEMLRIGGRDLCGLAELEEVTDELSSLAAATLQRAFEVCSVQLQSDYGLPLIDAEDDEAPETAKFTVLGMGKFGGCELNFSSDVDLIYFYNSDRGKTTGVNDPVRGLRNQISIHQYFVKLSELISKAIGQATEDGFVFRVDLRLRPEGNSGEMANSIAAGEIYYESWGQSWERSAMLKARPVAGSKPLGEELLERLQPFIYRRHLDYAMIDDIKIMKQKIDRSLTREKEGELNLKLGQGGIREIEFFIQALQLINAGKKPQLRERNSLKALHLLCAEELITTEERDNLTAAYRFLRTAEHRIQVVHEQQTHNLPTRPDELTALARRCGFPHTDAFMTELQKHRDNVTTVFHDLFYTSEEDLPTQVSREVSLLFDDNADPDLCLDILEEKGFRPPEPAFESLKMLRQGGTKGYLTERAHRRLDRIAPLLFQEVLHCPDPPMALANMEKFLEACRRARGTYYSLLAENPEIIKVLVSLFATSQFLSRNFIQHPEVLDTLVSRSYAQNIKTLEDLDHELTELLDNAPHYEELLNTLRRFRNEEFLRIALNDIYGHTPQGHTTTQLSLVAEVCLQKAMEIARKELIERYGLPYCEGNGDALHEATFAIIGMGKLGGMELNYHSDLDIIFIYEGDGKTRPVEGTDPDRFRPQTNQQYFARLAQRIISVLTLMTQEGHVYEIDTRLRPSGNQGPLVSSLPAYREYHEESAAPWERQALIKARVVAGHPGLAANYDALTAEIVYEQPLPENLKEEIYRLRQRMEKELGQESAENRNIKTGRGGMVDVEFIAQYLQLLHGREHVALRCRNTVEALEILRDENLLSEKDCENLVIGYKFLRRLENKLRLVHDQSINQLMSEPLYLAKLARHLGYSEATGRPEQLFKDEYARTTQTIRDIFERILNSKESARA
- the mtnA gene encoding S-methyl-5-thioribose-1-phosphate isomerase; translation: MSNCAAFPDAGGIRPIKYNDGVLSLIDQRLLPTEEVWLEYTDYLAVAEAIRSMVVRGAPAIGVTAAYGALFGARAIETEDYAEFVKEFDHACEVLGATRPTAVNLFWALDRMKSLVQANPEQPVGNLKIALEYEAMAINEEDIRINMNMGRHGAALLPDKVRILTHCNAGALATGGYGTALGVIRAAVAAGKEVAVFADETRPFLQGSRLTAWELQRDGIQTVLICDNMAGYLMSKGAIDAVIVGADRIAANGDVANKIGTYTVAILAKEHKIPFYVAAPTSTIDLQLTDGSQIPIEERDTREVTHIGEQQLAPTGIAVFNPAFDITPARLISAIITEHGVAQGNYTEQLAAYVRQSG
- the gatB gene encoding Asp-tRNA(Asn)/Glu-tRNA(Gln) amidotransferase subunit GatB produces the protein MSQSYETVIGLEVHVQLTTNTKIFCGCSKDFGQTPNSQTCPVCLGLPGALPVLNQKVVELAIKTGLATKCQIAPRSIFARKNYFYPDLPKGYQISQFELPICEHGWLDIDLDNGERKRIGITRAHMEEDAGKLIHGDTPQTAGSSLVDLNRACTPLLEIVSEPDMRSAEEAIDYLKKLHQIVVYLGVCDGNLEEGSFRCDANVSVRPYDQEEFGTRAELKNINSFRFIKQAIEYEVERQIDLIEGGGKVVQETRLFDSDTGMTRSMRGKEEAHDYRYFPDPDLVPLVISPEWIEEVRATLPELPEVKRGRFVEELGMSVYDAGVLASDRALAEYFDACVALGSDAKSCANWIMGEILRKLKESDTEITDVPITPELLTGLLARIADNTISGKIAKTVFEKMWQKGQTADQIIDAEGLKQVTDTGAIEGLVDEVIAANPDQVAEYLGGKDKLIGFFVGKVMQASQGKANPGMVNQLLKKKLTGN